Sequence from the Rhodococcus pseudokoreensis genome:
CACAGGCCTCTTAGCCTTAAGCCCGAATTCGTGGATCGGTGATCTCGGTGGTTCTCCCCGGTCGGATTATTGGTGATGTCGACGGGCGATGCTGTTGGTGGGCGTGGTTGATCTGCTGACCGGGTTGTCAGCTCATCCACGTTGGGTGTTCTGAGCTGGGGACGTTGTGGCCGGGTTTGTCGGATCAGGCGACGCAGGTGACGTACCGACTGTTCAAGGCCGATTTCGATGTCATGGATCAACTTGTCACGAATCTGGGCGCGAAATCCCGGTCGCATTTGATTACCGCGGCTTTGACCGGATAGTGCTTCGACGATGGCGATGTGGCAGCGGCGGGGGAGTAGCGCGGGTGGTGCTGAGCACCTATTCGCGACCACCCCACTTCACTGGCGCGACCGATCGGGAAACGGAGTACGTTGCACCGCGGTGTTTCATCGCCCTCGAGGGGCGCTTGCGGCTCGAGGATTCGGGCGCCGAGGAGATGGCAGATCTCGAGGGCTAAAGATGTTTCGGTAATTGAGTGAGTGGTGGTCATAGGGAAAGCCCGGTGTGGTTGAGGAAGCTGTGGCACAGGTCGTAGTTGGTGCCGACTCGGGTCAGCCCGGTCTCGGTCGCGATGCGGACCTCGTCGAGGATATCGGGGCACAGGTTGGCCAGTTCGGTGGATTTCACGTTGCCCCAGACTTGTTCGATGGGATTGAGCTCGGGGCATACGCCGGGAGGCGTTCGACGTGGAGCCAGTCGCGTTGGGTGGCCAGCCATGCGGTCATCGCCCGGGACCGGTGGGCCATGAGCCCGTCCCAGATCAGGATGATCTTCTCACCGGCGAAGTGGGTGCGTAGCTCGGTGAGGAACTCGATGAGCTTGCCGGTGTTGTAGGCGCCGTCGGTCATGGAGAACACGAACGCGCTGCGGCTGCGGTCGGGGCGATAGGCCAGGACCCCGGCCATGGACATGCGTTTGAAAGGAGAATCGGTGATGCAGAATCGGTGTCACACCTTTGGGCGCCCAGGTTGCACGGACCACCGGGAGCAGCGACACGCCGCTTTCGTCCTGGAAGCAGATCCATGCACCTCGGCGCCGCGCTTTTTTATCCGCGGCCAGTCGTTCTCGTGCCAGGCGACGATGGCATCCTCGTCGCGTTCGACGGCCCGCCTGCGGGACGCTGGCGGCTCCAGCCCAACCGGGTCCGCAGGATCGTCCATGTCTGGGTGGGTCCGTAGGTCACGCCGGTGAGCCTGTCGATCACTTTCGCGACCCGGCCCAGGGTCCATACCCCGGTCGCGAAACCGTGAGCTTGGGGTCCTTTGAGCAATTCCTCTCGGATCACCTCGATCTGGACGTCGTCGAGGCGGGCCGGCGTCCCGCACGACCGGCACCTTCCAACGCCTCACTGTCGCCCTCGGTCCACTGTCGATGCCAGCGTGAGGCGGTCTGCTGGGAGACCTCCAACTCGACCGCGACATCCACCTGTCGTCGTCCTGCGGCGAACATCTCCGCAGCCCGCATCCTGCGATCACGCAACGCCCCGAGATCACGGCGACCACTGCGCTGCTTGATTTTTCCGACGCCAGACCTCTTGCCCGAACCGGTTCCCTTCCCTGCCATCCAGCAATGATCAAGCAGCACGCCACAAATCACATGCAACGACACACCCTATTACCGAAATATCTTTAATGCGACGTCGGTGCGGTCGTCCTCGAGTTGTCACTGATTTCTGGGGCAATTTTCCCGAGACGGAACTTGTCAAGGTGTTTGAGTCCAACGGGTGTTACGCGGCGGGCTGATCCGCGTCGGGTTCGGCCTCCTCGGACTCGGCGACGGGCTGGTTGATCCAGACGTCGGTCGGCAGGTCGAGGATCTTCGGGGTACCAGTTGTGCCGAACCGCTCGGGATGCGCGAGCCGGGCCGCAGCAAGCACCGCAGCGCGTTCGTCGGCCTTGTGCGCCGCCAGTCCGAAGTGCACGTCGGCGGGGGTGTGCAGGCCTATGCCGGTATGGCGATGTTCGTGGTTGTACCAATGGACGAACGAGTCCATGAACTCTCGTGCGTCGCGGATGGACCCGAACCGCTCCGGGAACGCCGGGCCGTACTTGAGGGTCTTGAACAGTGACTCCGAATTATCTCGAATTCGAGATAATTCAGATTATGCCGGGTGTGTGATTATGCCGAGCAGGAACGTTCGGGAGCGGGTTCGTGCTGGTCGGAGGACTGCCGGGGGCGAATCGTTCGGCATAATCACGTAGCCGATTGATGCTTACTCTGTACAGATTTTTCGTTCAGAGGAGGCCGAGATGAAGAAGCGACAGTCGGTAATCGATTCTGGTCCACTTTCGTTGTATGCATTGGGGTTTGGGAAGAAGCTCGAAAGCAGGGGCTATGCACCGGACTCGGTTCGTTGGAGGTTGCGGCAGCTCGCAGCACTGGATCGGTGGTTGCGCGAGCATCGTCTGGCCGCCGGCGATCTCGATGCCGCGTGCGTGGATCGGTTGGTTGCGGACCGACGGGCGGCGGGGCGAACGACATTGGTGGCAGTGGCGAACTTTTCGGTTCCGATCGCATATCTGCGCGAGATCGGCGTTGTACCGGAGGTCTCATCGCAGTCGGATCCGGTCACACAGATTCTCGAGCGGTATCGCAGATATCTGGTCACCGAACGTGGTCTTGTCGCGAGTTCGATATCGGTCAACCTCCGTGTCGCCGAAGTCTTCTGCAGGAAACGAGATCTCCGGTTGGAGGAGCTGTCGGCAGCCGAGGTCACCGCCTATATTGTGGCGATCTCCACACGCTCGAGCATCGGGTGGTCGAAGAAGACGGTGAGTGCGTTGGCCTCGTTTCTGCGGTTCCTCCACGCCGTTGGCGTCACCGCCCAACCGCTTGCCGCGGCATTGCCGAAGCTCGCCGGACACCGTCGCACCGTGCCATGTGAACTCGACGAATCAGATTTCGCACGCCTGCTCGGGGGCTGCGACTGCAGCCGCGACGTCGGGTTACGCGACTGTGCGATCTTGACGGTTCTCTGGCGGCTGGGACTGCGCCGTGCTGAAGTGGCCGGGTTGAGGGTCGATGACATCGACTGGCGGCGTGGTGAAATCACGATCCGAGGAAAAGGCAACCGCCACGAGCTTCTCCCGATCCCCATCGACGTCGGTGACGCAATCGTGCGGTACCTGCACGATGGTCATCGTCGGGTCCCGCCGGGCTGCCGTGCGTTGTTCGTTCAGGTGAGAGCACCGGAGGGCGCGATGAGCCCCGACGGTGTGGGTGACGTGGTGGCACGCGTGTCCCGCCGCGTGGGACTACCCGCGATGAGTGCGCATCGGCTCCGGCACGGCACCGCGACCCAGCTGGTGCGCAACGGCGCGTCCTGGCCCGAGATCGCCCAGGTCATGCGGCACCGCACCGTCGCGGTCACTGCGTCCTATGCCACCGTCGACCCTGCGCTCACGAGCGAGTTGGCGCGCCCCTGGCCGGGTGCGCTATGACCGACGTTGCCGCCGCGGTCGACTCCTATCTCGCCATGCGTCGCGGTGTGGGCTTCGCGCTCGTCGATGCCGGATCGTTGTTGCCGGACTTCGTCGGCTACCTGCACCACAACGGCGCTGAACATGTCAGCACCGAACTGGCCGTCGCATGGGCAATCCAGCCCGTGAACGCCGGGCCGATCTGGTGGCGTCAACGGCTGGGGATCGTGCGCGGCTTCGCCGAGTACCTGCGCACCATCGATCCGGACACCGAGGTGCCGCCACGTGACCTGCTACCGGCACGGCAGCAGCGGGTTGCGCCGTACTTGTATTCCGCCGCCGACATCGCGGCGCTGATGGCGGCCGCCCGGGCCCTGAACCCGCCGCTGCGTGCCGCGACCTACGAGACGTTCATCGGGTTGCTTTCGGTCACCGGCCTACGACTGGGAGAAGCTCTCGCGCTCAACCGCGACGACCTGGACAAGAAGCGATTACTGCTCATTGTCCGGCACGCCAAGCGAGGAGGCCGAAATATACCTTTGCACGAGACGACCTTTCGTGCCCTGCAACACTATTTCGAGGGTGTCGACCGTTGCTTCCCGCAACCCGTGTCACCGTCGGTATTCGTTTCGATCCGAGGCACTCGGATGAACAAAGACTCGATACACGCGACGTTTCCCGCCCTGATCGACAGGGCCGGGCTGACCGGGCGCGGACAACGACCCCGGCCCCGGATTCACGACCTCCGTCATACCTTCGCGGTTCGCCAACTGGTCGACTGGCACCAACAGCACGCCGACGTCGATGCCCGAATACCACTGCTGTCGGCTGTTCTCGGGCACAGTGATCCCGCATCCACGTACTGGTATCTCGAAGCCGCACCCGAACTCTTCGCCATCGTCGGAAGGCGCCTCGAAGACTTCCTCGGAGAACTGCCATGAGCCCCCTCGCACCCACCCTGCAGAAGTTCTTCACTGACCGCCTTCTCACCCAACGGCAGGTCAGCCCGGCCACCGTCGCCGCCTACCGTGACACGTTCCGGCTGCTCCTCGGATTCATCGCCGACAGAAAGAAGCTCGCTCCGGCGAGCTTCGACTTCACCGACCTCGACGCCCCGACGATCGGCGCGTTCCTCACCCATCTGGAAAACGAGCGGGGAAACAGCATACGGACCCGCAACGCCCGCCTCGCCGCGATCCATTCGCTGTTCAGGTTCGCCGCGCTCGAGCACCCCGAAAATGCCGAACTGATCTCGCGTGTCCTATCGATCCCACAAAAACGGTTTGATCGAGCAATCGTTGCGTTCCTCACCAAAGAAGAGGCCGAGGCGATCCTCGCCGTTCCCGACCGAGACACCTGGATCGGTCGCCGCGACCACGCGCTCCTCACCGTCGCAGTCCAAACCGGTTTACGTGTCGCCGAACTCACCGGTCTACGCCGCGAGGACGTGGTGCTGACAACCGGGCCTCACGTTCGATGTCGCGGCAAGGGCCGAAAACAGCGATCCACGCCTTTGACCGCCGGCGCCGTCACCACGCTGCGAGAGTGGTTGAAAGCACATGACGCCCAACCCGACTCCCCACTGTTCCCGAGCCGACATGGCACACCGCTGAGCACCGATGCCGTTGAATGGCTGGTGAACAAACACGCCACCGCCGCGGCATCTCACTGCCAATCGTTGGCGACCAGACGAATCACCCCTCACGTCCTTCGCCACAGCGCCGCGATGTTCTTACGCGAAGCAGGCGTCGACATCTCGGTGATCGCGCTGTGGCTCGGGCACGAAAGCATCGCCTCCACACAGATCTATATGCACGCCGACCTCGCGGTCAAGCAACGCGCCCTGGACAGGTCCACACCTCCAGAAGTGACTCCGAACCGCTACAGACCTTCCGACTCACTGCTTGCCTACCTCGACACACTCTGAATTATGCCGAACCGTTCAGCCCGCGGTAGTCCTCCGACCAGCACGAACCCGCCCATTCGGGTTCGGGCTCGGCATAATCACACACCCGGCATAATCCGAATAGGGGTTGTCGTTGGATACTCGCGGCCGAGAATGCGAGCGGGTGACCTCGAGATCGGCGAGCAGGGTGGCGACGGTCTTGCTGGTCATCGAGGTTCCCCGGTCGGCGTGCACGACGTTCGGTATTCCGTGCACAGCAAAGGTTTCGGTCATCATCTCGGCAGCGAGTAGCCCCGACTCGTGGGTCTGGACGTGGGCGCCGACGATGTAGCGGGAGAAGATGTCGATCATCACGTACGCGTCGAAATACGTGCCCTTGACTGGGCCCGGAAGTTTAGTGATGTCCCACGAGTACACCTCCCGCGGTGCGGTCGCCACCAGTTCCGGACAGGCCCGGGCGGGGTGGCGGGCCTGCCGTCGACGGTCGGTGACCTGCGCGTTTTCGCGCAGTATCCGATACATCGTCGAGACCGAGCAAAGGTAGATGCCCTCGTCGAGGAGTTGGGCATAGACCTCGGCCGGGGCTCGGTCGACGAACCGGTCACTGTCGAGAACGTCGAGGACAGTCCGGCGTTCGGCGTCGGTGAGCTTGTTCTCCGGGGTGCGCGTGACTGCGGCGGCGGTCGAATCCGGTGCCGCGGGCCGGGCCTTGTCTCGTGCTGCGGTGGATCGAATGATCCCCGTCAGTCTGGTTGCATCCCTTGTTTTTACACCGGAATCGGTGAGTTCGTGGTGGGTGCGCATCAACGTTTCTTGCGCTGCTCGTCCACATCCGCGCTCTCTTCAGAGTTGCTCCAAGAGCGAATGTGCTTTTCCCATGATTTCCAGCGCAGTCTCGGTGGTGGCCAGTCGCTTGTTCGCTCTCTCCAACTCGCGTTTGAGGCGTGCGATCTCGGCCTGCTCGGTGGTGAGTTTGCCGATCTTGTCGCCGGGCTTCTTTCCGTCGAGGACGCCGGCATCGCGTTGTTTGCGCCACTCGCTGATCAGGGACGAGTACAGGCCTTCGCGGCGCAGGTACGCGCCTCCGCCGTTGCTCTCGCAGGCCTGTTCATAGGCGGTCAGGTGGGCGAGCTTGTCAGCGGCGCTGAAGGCGCGTCGTCGCTGCGGGCCGTCGGCGCGTGGGTGCGAGGGGTCCATCCGGACATTGTCCTCGACCAGAACCGTGGGGGAAATCGTCATCGCGGGTTGATCCGTATCTCGCCCTGCAGGCGGGTTTGCTGTGAACCACTGGACTCAACTCACCCTGACACCCAGGGAGACGGTACTTCACCGTGTTTCGGCGGGCATTCAGTAGTGCTGCTGCGCGAACGTAGTTTTCACCGGTTTGGAAGAACACGCGCCAGGACCCAGTCCTTGGTGATGTCGAGCTGAGTGACGACCAGTGAGACCGCGCGCATGCCGCGATCCCGATAGCAGGTGACGGTCCGTTGAGCCGAGGGCGCTGCCGCCGCGGCGACGTCGTGTGCGGCTTTGTGCCTACCGGTGAGAGCGCGCGAATCCAACCGCGTGTGGGGGGCCCGACAGCCATCCGGTATCGGCCTGAGTGCTCGCTGCGGGCCCGCAGCAGAGTCATGGCTCGTCCTGTGGCCGTGGATGCGACGGGCATCGAGATCCACATCGTGGAGCTGTCGGCCATCTGCAGCAGTGGTCGTCCCGTTGCACCGCACGCGGTCTCGATGGTCTGGACGAACCAGTGTTCTCCGGAGTTGCTTGACCTCGTAGCTCAACGCATCGTCCGCAACGGTCGACGGTGCCTGCCCCGGACGTCGTCCGCCTCAATCCAGTTCCGCAACGTCGCGGGCTTGATATCGAGCAACTCGCCGACATGACGTCGAGCGCCAATCTTCGACCCACCGTGCTCACCGAGTCGGTCCCGATACATACGCACGGCCCGCTCACGGGTCTCGGCGTCGTACTTCTTGGGTGTAGACATGGAAACATTCTCCTTGTTGAATCAGGAGTCTCCGGCTCGCCCAGTACGATTCAGTCGTGCGAGTGCGAGTGCGCGTTCATCGGTCAGGCATCCCCGATACTTGCGTCGATCATCGCGTGCGTGCCGCATTCGCCGAGACCGACAACTTGGGCCCGGGGAAAGGGGTATCCATTCCGCGGTTGCTCAGCCCTCGCTCGAAGACCTCGGCGTTGTCGGTGGCGTCGGGGACGTCGATCTGAACTCCGTCGATGGCCATCAACCGCAGTTCCCGGAGCCATGCGCGGGGGGTTCTGGGCCGGCGAGGGGTTCGGCGATGCGCGCATAGAGTTCGCGGAGTGGTGCCTCGCCGAGCCGGGCGCGCGCTTTGCACAATGCGGACGAGGTTGGCACGTGTCAGTCGTCGTCCCATGATCGCAGGAACCGCAGCCCGTCGACGAGCTTGCGCATCACTTCCTCGTACGCATCGCCCGTAGAACAATGTCATGGCCAGCACGAAGTAGATGACCACTCGCGCCCGGTAGCAGCCAGCGGCGCGGCTCGACCCTCCCGGTCTCGGCCAGCACCTCGTCGA
This genomic interval carries:
- a CDS encoding tyrosine-type recombinase/integrase, translating into MKKRQSVIDSGPLSLYALGFGKKLESRGYAPDSVRWRLRQLAALDRWLREHRLAAGDLDAACVDRLVADRRAAGRTTLVAVANFSVPIAYLREIGVVPEVSSQSDPVTQILERYRRYLVTERGLVASSISVNLRVAEVFCRKRDLRLEELSAAEVTAYIVAISTRSSIGWSKKTVSALASFLRFLHAVGVTAQPLAAALPKLAGHRRTVPCELDESDFARLLGGCDCSRDVGLRDCAILTVLWRLGLRRAEVAGLRVDDIDWRRGEITIRGKGNRHELLPIPIDVGDAIVRYLHDGHRRVPPGCRALFVQVRAPEGAMSPDGVGDVVARVSRRVGLPAMSAHRLRHGTATQLVRNGASWPEIAQVMRHRTVAVTASYATVDPALTSELARPWPGAL
- a CDS encoding transposase, translated to MSMAGVLAYRPDRSRSAFVFSMTDGAYNTGKLIEFLTELRTHFAGEKIILIWDGLMAHRSRAMTAWLATQRDWLHVERLPAYAPSSIPSNKSGAT
- a CDS encoding helix-turn-helix domain-containing protein, translated to MIREELLKGPQAHGFATGVWTLGRVAKVIDRLTGVTYGPTQTWTILRTRLGWSRQRPAGGPSNATRMPSSPGTRTTGRG
- a CDS encoding helix-turn-helix domain-containing protein; the protein is MAGKGTGSGKRSGVGKIKQRSGRRDLGALRDRRMRAAEMFAAGRRQVDVAVELEVSQQTASRWHRQWTEGDSEALEGAGRAGRRPASTTSRSR
- a CDS encoding DDE-type integrase/transposase/recombinase, which translates into the protein MRTHHELTDSGVKTRDATRLTGIIRSTAARDKARPAAPDSTAAAVTRTPENKLTDAERRTVLDVLDSDRFVDRAPAEVYAQLLDEGIYLCSVSTMYRILRENAQVTDRRRQARHPARACPELVATAPREVYSWDITKLPGPVKGTYFDAYVMIDIFSRYIVGAHVQTHESGLLAAEMMTETFAVHGIPNVVHADRGTSMTSKTVATLLADLEVTRSHSRPRVSNDNPYSDYAGCVIMPSPNPNGRVRAGRRTTAG
- a CDS encoding tyrosine-type recombinase/integrase → MSPLAPTLQKFFTDRLLTQRQVSPATVAAYRDTFRLLLGFIADRKKLAPASFDFTDLDAPTIGAFLTHLENERGNSIRTRNARLAAIHSLFRFAALEHPENAELISRVLSIPQKRFDRAIVAFLTKEEAEAILAVPDRDTWIGRRDHALLTVAVQTGLRVAELTGLRREDVVLTTGPHVRCRGKGRKQRSTPLTAGAVTTLREWLKAHDAQPDSPLFPSRHGTPLSTDAVEWLVNKHATAAASHCQSLATRRITPHVLRHSAAMFLREAGVDISVIALWLGHESIASTQIYMHADLAVKQRALDRSTPPEVTPNRYRPSDSLLAYLDTL
- a CDS encoding tyrosine-type recombinase/integrase, whose amino-acid sequence is MTDVAAAVDSYLAMRRGVGFALVDAGSLLPDFVGYLHHNGAEHVSTELAVAWAIQPVNAGPIWWRQRLGIVRGFAEYLRTIDPDTEVPPRDLLPARQQRVAPYLYSAADIAALMAAARALNPPLRAATYETFIGLLSVTGLRLGEALALNRDDLDKKRLLLIVRHAKRGGRNIPLHETTFRALQHYFEGVDRCFPQPVSPSVFVSIRGTRMNKDSIHATFPALIDRAGLTGRGQRPRPRIHDLRHTFAVRQLVDWHQQHADVDARIPLLSAVLGHSDPASTYWYLEAAPELFAIVGRRLEDFLGELP